In the genome of Chryseobacterium sp. 52, the window CAAAGCCGCAACCAGGAATAATGCCGTTCCAACAATAAAAGATTTTGTCAGAAGTCTTGGATACTGATGTCTAAGATCATAGGCACCATATTCCTTGTTTCTATTTTCAAATACAATCTCATCTAAAGTAAGATTCTGATTGTATACATTTTCATCTGCCATAGATTTACAGTTTTATGGTTAAATTACTTTGTAGCCGGTGCAGCCGCAGCTCCATTATTTCCAACTTTCTTATCATAAATAGCTTTTTCCCAAGGCTTCACATCGGTTACCCCGTACTGCTCACTTTTGGTAATGGCCATTTCGTCAAGAATATCTACAAAGTTCTTATATACAGCATCGTCAGTCGGTTTGATAATAACAGTAAATTTTGTTTGATCTACTGCGCCTGCTTTTGCTTTCTCAATTACTTTTCTAATCCCTTCTCTATCGTAAGTCGTCTCGTTAAGATTCTGATCAGTTAAAGATGTAGGATCCTGCTGATGCCAGAAAATCTTATTGTCTTTACCCAATAATAAAGAAATTGAATTAGAAAGTTTAATTTCTGTTGGAGGTGGTTTCGGCTGATCCTCTTTTGGTTTCGCCGGAAGCCCTAAATCCATTACATTCGGTTTGCTAAATGTGGTTGTGAACATAAAGAAGGTAATCAATAGAAAACCCAGGTCCACCATTGGAGTCATATCTACTCTGGTATTCTGCTTC includes:
- a CDS encoding ExbD/TolR family protein, whose translation is MAEVQVQEKGGKGGKVRSKKQNTRVDMTPMVDLGFLLITFFMFTTTFSKPNVMDLGLPAKPKEDQPKPPPTEIKLSNSISLLLGKDNKIFWHQQDPTSLTDQNLNETTYDREGIRKVIEKAKAGAVDQTKFTVIIKPTDDAVYKNFVDILDEMAITKSEQYGVTDVKPWEKAIYDKKVGNNGAAAAPATK